The DNA region TGCCACTGCTCACCGCAATGCCGATGTCGTAGTAGTTCTTGTACACGATGTCGGTCCCGCGGATCTCCGCGTTGAGCTGCGGGAACAGCTTCAGCGCCTCGATGGCGCCCTTCACGAAGAAGGACATGATGCCGAGGCGCACGCCATGCTTCTTTTCGAAGGTCTCCCGATAGCGCGCGCGAAGGGCCATCACCGCCGACATGTCCACCTCGTTGAAGGTAGTGAGAAGTGCGGCCGTGTGCTGGGACTCGACGAGCCGCTCAGCAATCCTGCGACGGATAGGCGTCATCGGCACGACTTCCTCGAGCCGGCCGGCAAGCTCTTGCGTGGGAGCCACGGGGGTTGGCTTGGATGGCTCCGGCTTCTTCTCCTCGACCACGGATGCGATGGGCTCGGGTGCCTTCGGCTGCTTGCCGCCTTTCTTCGGCTTGCCGTCGCCCACCTCAACGGCCGCTTCTTCTATTACACCGATGGTCTCTCCCACGGCGGCGGTCTCGCCGGGGGCCTTCGCGTGCTTTGCCACGCGACCCGACACCGGCGCGGGCAACTCCAGCGTGGCCTTGTCCGTTTCGAGCTCGACTACTGCCTCGTCCTTCTGCACCATCTCGCCTTCGGCTCGCAACCACTTGGCGATTGTCACCTCGGTGATCGACTCGCCGACCTCCGGAACCACTAGTTCAACCGACATATCGACTCCTTTGGGTTGTTGCCAGGACTCGATTGTGGCACCAGCCGGGCAGAGCACGCCCGCCTCCAACAATCATGCCACAACCGCCACGCCCCAACCGCCAGCCACAACCGCCATGCCACAATCGTCATGCTGAGCCTGTCGAAGCATGACTGCGCAAGCCGCGTGTTCCCTTCATGGAGTACCACGACTCGAGGCCCCGACGTCATGCTTCGACAGGCTCAGCATGACAGGCCTCGGGGGTCCCCATACTACTCATCGCCCAGCGCCTCCACCAGCACCATACTCTGTTCCAGCTTGTGGCTGCTCCCCGAACCGGTCGCAGGGCTTGCCGAGGCGGGTCTGCTGACGCAGCCGAAGGGCAACCTGCCGCACAATCTGTCTCCCAGAGCGGCCCTCAGGAATCGCCAAGCACCCTGGTTCTCCGGCTCCTCTTGAACCCAGAAGACAGACGTACCGTCCTCGAAAGCACTGAGCACCTCATAGAGCTGTTCGTCCGGCAGTGGATAGAACTGCTCCAGCCGGATGATCACCACGTCGTCGCGAGCGTGCGTCTCTCGCAGCTCGGCAAGTTCGTAGTACACCTTACCGCTACACAGAAGAACTCGGGGCGGCTTGGCGCTGCCGCCCGTGACCGGCTCCGGGAGCACCCGGCGGAAAGTGCCGGACGCACAATCCTCCAGCGAAGACGCTACCTTGGGATGCCGAAGCAGGCTCTTGGGGGTCATCACTACTAGCGGCTTTCGAATGGGCCGCAGAACCTGGCGTCGTAGTAGGTGGAAATACTGCGCGGGAGTGCTTGGCTGAACTACCTGTATGTTGTCTTCGGCCGCGAGCTGAAGGAACCTCTCCAGCCGTGCGCTCGAATGCTCGGGCCCTTGTCCTTCCTGTCCGTGCGGCAGCAGCAGCGTGAGTCCGCTCAATCTCCTCCACTTGTTCTCCGCCGAAGCGACGAACTGGTCCACCATCACCTGTGCCGCGTTGACGAAGTCTCCGAACTGTGCCTCCCAGATAACCAGAGCCTCGGGATAGCTGAGGCTATACCCGTACTCGAAGCCGAGAACACCGGCCTCGGAGAGCGGGCTATTGTGGATTTCGACCGGTGCCTGGTCTTTGGAGAGGTGTGCGAGAGGCATGTAGGTTTCGCCCGTCTTCACGTCGTGGAGTACGGCATGCCTCTGGCTGAACGTGCCACGCTCGGAATCCTGTCCGGACATCCGGATTCGGGTTCCTTCGAGCGCGAGGGTGGCGAAGGCCAACGCCTCGGCAGTAGCCCAGTCGAGCGGCTTCTTTCCCTCCGCCATCTGCCTCTGAAGTTCCAATCGACGCGCGATCTTCGGGTGGGGTGTAAACCCGGCGGGCAACCGTGTTAGCGACTTCAGGACCTGTGATAGCCGTTCAGCCGGAACTGCCGTGTCGGCGTCCGGAACGTCGGAATCGCGACCGCCGACATAGCCCTTCCAAATCCCGGTGAACGGCTCATCGCGGAAGAGGTAGTCGTCGCTGCGAGCCACCGATAGATGCGATTCCAATCGTTCTCGGCTCTTGGCGACTATGCGGTCGGCTTCTTCGCGTGTCACCTCGCCGAGGGCGAGCAGGTGCTCCAGGTAGCCCTCGCGTACCGACTTGCGTTTGGCGATGGCGTCGTATAGCAGGGGTTGTGTGAAGGAAGGCTCGTCACCTTCGTTGTGTCCCAGCCTCCGGTAGCCGTACATGTCGATCACCACATCCCTGCGGAACTCCCTGCGGAAGTCCATCGCAAGTCGCACCACTTGAGCGACGGCCTCTGGATCTTCGCCGTTCACGTGAAAGATGGGGCTTTGCAGCATCTTGGCGACATCCGTCGCATAGTACGAAGAGCGGCCTTGCTCGGGGCCAGTCGTGAAACCGATCTGATTGTTCACTATGATGTGAAGGACGCCGCCCACCGTATACCCAGCGAGCTCGCTCAGGTTGAGTGTCTCTTGTACGATGCCCTCACCGGCGAACGCCGCATCGCCGTGAACCAGCAGCACCATGCCCTTTTCGCGGGCATGGTCGTTCGTGCGGTCCATCTTCGCCCTCATACGGCCCACGGCGACCGGGTTCACGAACTCCAGATGACTTGGGTTGAAGCAAAGGGAAAGGAGAACATCACGCCCGTTCGCAGCACGCCAACGGCCCGAGTATCCCTTGTGGTACTTCACGTCGCCGCGGCCCACGTAGAGCTGAGCATCCACGTCCTCGAACTCGCGGAAGATATCTTGAGGCGCCTTGCCCAAGATGTTCGCCAAGACGTTCAGACGACCGCGGTGGGCCATGCCCATCATGATCTCGACGATGCCTTGCTCCGCGGCCTTTTCTATGGCCAAGTCCAGCAGCGGGATCAGCGTCTCCGTGCCTTCCAGCGAGAAACTCTTTGCGCCGAGGTACTTCTTCTGGATGAACTCCTCGAAGATCACGGCGTCGGAGAGCCGGGTGAGGATGCGAATCTGCTCCTCTCTCGATAGCTCGAGCCGGTTGCCCGTGGACTCCATTCGCGATTGGAGCCACTCGCGAACCTGGAGGTTGTCTATGTGCATAAACTGCACACCGATGGAACGGCAATAGGTGTCGTGCAGTCGGTCCAACACCTGCCGGAGCGTGAGCATCTCCGACGTGCGGATCGTCTCGACGGAGCAAGGACGGTCCATGTCCGCCTCGGTGAGGCCGTAATACTCCGGTTCGATTTCGGGTACTCGCTCCGAGCGTGTCCCTAGAGGATTGATCTGCGCTAGGATGTGGCCACGGACCCGGAAGTTGCGGACGAGTTTGTCCACGCGGAGTTGGAATGCGGCGGCGTCATCCGGACAGGGCACTTCGACCCCGACAGCAGCGCCAGCGGGGTTGAAGATGCTGCGAGGCTTGAACGATGGCCCCCTAGGCGGGGCGCCGGCACCATTGGTCAGATGCGCAAAGTAGGCACGCCAGGCCTCGCTCACCGAGGACGGGTCGCGAAGGTAATCGTTGTAACGTTCCTCGACAAATGCCAAGCTTTCACGATTCGGCAAGTCCTGCCGGTCCACCATCCTGTACCCCCTTTACGAATCCTACTCCAAACCCCTGGCTCGGGTCACCGCGCGACCGGGCATGACGGGACCTCCTGGGCAAGCCGTCTGCCTGTGAATGAACCAGGATTTGGGTGGCCGGCTCACAGTCGCAATCGTAGGCCCGATTTGCGTGGCCGTTTGCGCCTGGACGGGAGCAGGAACGTGCGAAAGTCCGCCGAACGGATACTGGGGTCTGGCGACAATACGGTAGAGAACCGATAACTCCTGGATTTCGGACTGTTTGACGGCCACATCTATTGTATAATGTTGGCGTTGCCCGAGCCCTGTCACATTCGCTTGGGAATTTATCTTAGTGTTTCTATCGAGTGCTAGATGCGGCACCATGGGGCCGCGCCGTTGCGATAGAAGGGAGGACCATCGTGAATTTTGCGCTTAGCACGCGCGGTCTCCGCACGACCTTAGTGGCGCTGGCCACGGTCGGAGCGACGCTTCTCGCGTCGTCTGGTCATGCGGGATATGTCGCGCGATTGTGGTTCGAGAACCTAACCAAAGGCACATCCAATGCCGGAGCCCTGCTCTGCGACCCCGGAGATCAGATCGCCATCAAGTACTACTTCATGGCGGACGATCAGACCGGGCAGACCGAGAAGTGGGGCGTCATGCAAATCACGCTCATCTTGGATGGCAAGACGGTGATGAGCGACGCAGATGCCAACCGATGGGCGACAGACGTGAACTCCGTCTTCACGCCGCCGTCATGGTATCCGGTCAGGATCTTCTGGCAGCCGGACTACGGCGAGGCGTATGACAACGCCGTAGACCCGAGCAACACCGATTACCCGTTCGTCGCGAACAAAGTCTGCTATGCACTGATCGGGGTACAGGGCACGCGAACGGCTTCATATAACTTCAATAAGACGCTCTTTACGTTCACCATAGCGCCGGGTGCGACGCCAGGCGAGATTCTCAACTGGGGATTCGACGGTCGCGACACTGGAACCGGCCTCTCCACACGCATCCTGGACTATGTAGGCGCGTCGGTAGACATCACCGACAACTACATCCAGGTCACAGGAGGCGGCGGGCCGACGGACACGACGACTAGCGTCGTCGCCGTGCCTAACCCCTCCGTAGTCGGACAGAATGTCACCTTCACGGCGACCGTGTCACCGACACCTGATG from Fimbriimonadia bacterium includes:
- the sucB gene encoding dihydrolipoyllysine-residue succinyltransferase, encoding MSVELVVPEVGESITEVTIAKWLRAEGEMVQKDEAVVELETDKATLELPAPVSGRVAKHAKAPGETAAVGETIGVIEEAAVEVGDGKPKKGGKQPKAPEPIASVVEEKKPEPSKPTPVAPTQELAGRLEEVVPMTPIRRRIAERLVESQHTAALLTTFNEVDMSAVMALRARYRETFEKKHGVRLGIMSFFVKGAIEALKLFPQLNAEIRGTDIVYKNYYDIGIAVSSGKGLVVPVIRGAERLSFAETEKVIEDFALRARENRIELEELEGGTFTISNGGVFGSLMSTPIVNPPQVGVLGMHAIQDRPVARDGQVVIRPMMYVALTYDHRIVDGREAVTFLRRIKECVEDPTRILVEV
- a CDS encoding 2-oxoglutarate dehydrogenase E1 component, which gives rise to MVDRQDLPNRESLAFVEERYNDYLRDPSSVSEAWRAYFAHLTNGAGAPPRGPSFKPRSIFNPAGAAVGVEVPCPDDAAAFQLRVDKLVRNFRVRGHILAQINPLGTRSERVPEIEPEYYGLTEADMDRPCSVETIRTSEMLTLRQVLDRLHDTYCRSIGVQFMHIDNLQVREWLQSRMESTGNRLELSREEQIRILTRLSDAVIFEEFIQKKYLGAKSFSLEGTETLIPLLDLAIEKAAEQGIVEIMMGMAHRGRLNVLANILGKAPQDIFREFEDVDAQLYVGRGDVKYHKGYSGRWRAANGRDVLLSLCFNPSHLEFVNPVAVGRMRAKMDRTNDHAREKGMVLLVHGDAAFAGEGIVQETLNLSELAGYTVGGVLHIIVNNQIGFTTGPEQGRSSYYATDVAKMLQSPIFHVNGEDPEAVAQVVRLAMDFRREFRRDVVIDMYGYRRLGHNEGDEPSFTQPLLYDAIAKRKSVREGYLEHLLALGEVTREEADRIVAKSRERLESHLSVARSDDYLFRDEPFTGIWKGYVGGRDSDVPDADTAVPAERLSQVLKSLTRLPAGFTPHPKIARRLELQRQMAEGKKPLDWATAEALAFATLALEGTRIRMSGQDSERGTFSQRHAVLHDVKTGETYMPLAHLSKDQAPVEIHNSPLSEAGVLGFEYGYSLSYPEALVIWEAQFGDFVNAAQVMVDQFVASAENKWRRLSGLTLLLPHGQEGQGPEHSSARLERFLQLAAEDNIQVVQPSTPAQYFHLLRRQVLRPIRKPLVVMTPKSLLRHPKVASSLEDCASGTFRRVLPEPVTGGSAKPPRVLLCSGKVYYELAELRETHARDDVVIIRLEQFYPLPDEQLYEVLSAFEDGTSVFWVQEEPENQGAWRFLRAALGDRLCGRLPFGCVSRPASASPATGSGSSHKLEQSMVLVEALGDE